In a genomic window of Gossypium arboreum isolate Shixiya-1 chromosome 7, ASM2569848v2, whole genome shotgun sequence:
- the LOC108452303 gene encoding aspartate aminotransferase, cytoplasmic-like: MEYLKPMEPTRIHSNGDSLFQDITLAPDIPVYATTAAYSKDPCPNKLHLGIGVYRTEEGKCHTLNVVKQVEQTLANDLSADKEYLPITGMPEFNKLSAELMFGSGSPAIKESRVVTVQCVSGCLSLRVGAEFLAKHYHRHVVYLPEPTYGNHPNLISAAGLTLKTYRYYDPKTLVLDFQGLLEDLGSALTGAIVLFHACGHNPTGVDPTCQQWEQIRQLVRQRGLLPFFDCAYQGLVSGNLDDDAQSIRMFGCDGGECLVAQSYSKNMGLYGERIGSLSIVCKTADVARRVESQLKLIIRPLYSNPPIHGAAIVTAILKDRDLYKKWTNELKAMRDRLVQVRRQLYDSLCNKGTPGDWSHIIKQVGMYSFTGLNKDEVDFLTREYHIYMSSDGRINIGGLSSKAVPYFADAIHDAVLSSLPSSTLA; encoded by the exons ATGGAGTATCTAAAGCCTATGGAGCCGACCAGAATCCACTCAAATGGCGATTCTCTGTTTCAGGACATTACTTTAGCTCCGGATATTCCAGTCTACGCG ACAACAGCTGCTTACAGCAAGGACCCCTGCCCCAATAAGCTGCATTTGGGTATTGGTGTTTATCGAACAGAG GAGGGAAAATGCCATACATTAAATGTTGTTAAACAAGTGGAGCAGACACTAGCTAATGATCT GTCTGCTGACAAGGAGTATCTTCCTATAACAGGAATGCcggaatttaataaattaagtgcTGAGCTAATGTTTGGCTCTGGCAG CCCTGCCATCAAGGAAAGTAGAGTGGTTACTGTCCAATGTGTTTCTGGTTGTCTATCACTGAGGGTTGGAGCTGAATTTTTAGCAAAACATTACCACCGA CATGTGGTTTACCTTCCTGAGCCAACATATGGAAATCATCCTAATCTGATATCTGCGGCAGGGTTAACTTTGAAGACTTACCGATATTATGACCCTAAAACACTTGTGCTAGACTTTCAAG GCCTTTTGGAAGATCTTGGGTCTGCCTTGACTGGAGCCATTGTGCTTTTCCACGCTTGTGGCCATAATCCTACTGGTGTTGATCCGACTTGTCAGCAGTGGGAACAGATCAGGCAGTTGGTGCGACAGAGAGGCCTATTGCCTTTTTTTGACTGTGCTTATCAG GGTCTGGTAAGTGGAAATCTTGATGATGACGCACAATCCATTCGCATGTTTGGTTGTGATGGCGGCGAATGCCTTGTGGCTCAATCATATTCAAAAAATATGGGACTCTATGGGGAGCGCATTGGTTCGCTTAGCATT GTTTGCAAAACAGCTGATGTGGCAAGGCGGGTTGAGAGCCAGCTCAAACTGATCATAAGACCCTTGTATTCAAACCCGCCCATTCATGGTGCAGCCATTGTTACTGCCATTCTGAAGGATAG GGATTTGTACAAAAAATGGACTAACGAATTGAAGGCGATGAGAGATCGACTGGTCCAAGTACGCCGCCAACTCTATGATTCTTTATGCAACAAAG GGACCCCAGGTGACTGGAGCCATATTATCAAGCAGGTGGGAATGTATAGTTTTACCGGATTGAACAAGGATGAAGTTGACTTTCTGACTAGAGAATACCATATCTACATGTCATCTGATGG GAGGATTAACATTGGAGGCCTAAGTTCAAAGGCAGTTCCATATTTTGCAGATGCAATACACGATGCAGTTCTAAGCTCTCTTCCATCCAGTACTTTAGCCTAG